One genomic window of Mucilaginibacter sp. SJ includes the following:
- a CDS encoding PA0069 family radical SAM protein, translated as MSHEENPDFFKGRGAQVNTHNKFLKNKYVLDHIEGIDEPLLENTNTQLFEETPKKIVSESNSPDLSHMYSINPYQGCEHGCIYCYARNTHEYYGFSAGLDFERKIIIKPNAPQLLEQYFNKKNYKPVCIMLSGNTDCYQPIERKLGITQKLLEVFWKYKNPVSIITKNNVILRDIDLLTDMARLNLVHVNISITSLNEQLRQKLEPRTVTATGRLAVVQKLSEKGIPVRVMAAPIIPGLNSNEVPNIIKAAADRGALAAGFTMVRLNGSIAEIFSDWIYKAFPDRADKVLNMIRSTHDGKLNDSDYGRRMSGEGKVAESIHQMFRMACKRFMADRQMPEYDYSLFVPRKGKQTSMF; from the coding sequence ATGTCACATGAGGAAAATCCGGATTTTTTTAAGGGACGGGGGGCGCAGGTAAATACCCACAATAAGTTTCTGAAAAACAAGTATGTACTTGATCATATCGAGGGCATTGATGAGCCTTTGCTTGAAAATACCAACACACAGCTTTTTGAAGAAACGCCAAAGAAAATAGTAAGCGAATCAAATAGCCCCGATTTAAGCCATATGTATTCCATAAACCCCTACCAGGGTTGCGAACATGGCTGCATTTACTGTTATGCCCGTAACACCCATGAGTATTACGGTTTTAGCGCCGGGCTTGACTTTGAACGAAAGATCATTATTAAACCCAATGCCCCCCAGCTGCTTGAGCAATATTTCAACAAAAAAAATTACAAGCCGGTTTGCATCATGCTCTCCGGCAATACCGATTGTTATCAGCCTATTGAACGTAAGCTTGGGATAACGCAAAAACTGCTGGAAGTTTTTTGGAAGTATAAGAACCCGGTAAGTATCATCACCAAAAACAATGTTATACTGCGGGATATCGATTTGCTTACAGATATGGCCAGGCTGAACCTGGTGCATGTAAATATATCCATTACCTCCCTTAACGAGCAGCTGAGGCAAAAGCTGGAACCACGTACGGTAACTGCAACAGGCCGTTTGGCTGTGGTTCAAAAGCTTTCGGAAAAGGGCATCCCGGTAAGGGTAATGGCGGCACCGATCATCCCCGGGTTAAACAGTAATGAGGTGCCTAATATCATCAAAGCCGCGGCTGACAGAGGCGCTTTAGCCGCCGGTTTTACCATGGTGAGGCTCAACGGTAGTATAGCTGAAATTTTCAGCGACTGGATCTACAAGGCTTTTCCCGATCGCGCCGATAAGGTACTGAACATGATCCGCTCGACGCATGACGGCAAGCTGAATGACAGCGATTACGGTCGCCGGATGAGTGGTGAGGGTAAGGTAGCCGAATCTATTCACCAGATGTTCAGGATGGCTTGTAAACGCTTTATGGCCGACAGGCAGATGCCGGAATATGACTATAGCTTATTTGTGCCAAGGAAAGGGAAACAGACAAGTATGTTTTGA
- a CDS encoding ribosomal maturation YjgA family protein gives MPKTRITYFILTIATIIFGLLSRHFKFIPLFIGDILWAAMVYFIMRFLFISKPLMFTVVAALAFCFAIEFSQLYKAPWINDLRHTWFGRLVLGEGFLWSDLLCYVIGVGIGVMVERWLHRNVNVS, from the coding sequence ATGCCTAAAACCAGGATAACCTACTTTATATTAACAATAGCAACCATTATCTTCGGCTTGCTATCCCGTCACTTTAAATTTATCCCTTTATTTATAGGCGATATTTTATGGGCTGCCATGGTTTACTTTATCATGCGGTTCCTGTTTATTAGCAAGCCCCTTATGTTTACTGTTGTAGCAGCATTGGCGTTTTGCTTCGCGATAGAGTTTAGCCAGCTTTACAAAGCGCCCTGGATAAATGACCTGAGGCATACCTGGTTTGGCAGGCTCGTTTTAGGCGAGGGCTTTTTATGGAGCGATTTGTTATGTTATGTTATTGGAGTAGGGATAGGGGTTATGGTTGAAAGGTGGCTACATAGAAATGTTAACGTTAGTTAA
- a CDS encoding zinc ribbon domain-containing protein, which translates to MEQTVEQKLKALYELQTIHTKIDRIRQVRGELPMEVADLEDDVAGLETRIQKIKGELDDVEDDIVTRKNLIKEAQANIKKYEGQLNEVKNNREYDAISKEIEIQGLDIQVSEKKIREYGFEITNKTQVYEKALADLEARQADLDAKKEELGTITAETEKEETELNAQAAKATQNIEERLLTAYTRLRQNAKNGLAVVTIQRDSCSGCFNQIPPQRQSDIRQRKKIIVCEHCGRILVDEQMALEAEEA; encoded by the coding sequence ATGGAACAAACCGTAGAACAAAAGCTTAAAGCTTTATACGAGCTACAAACTATCCACACCAAGATTGACAGGATCCGCCAGGTAAGGGGCGAATTGCCAATGGAAGTTGCCGACCTTGAGGACGACGTTGCAGGCCTTGAAACCCGCATCCAAAAGATCAAAGGTGAACTTGACGATGTGGAAGATGACATAGTTACCCGTAAAAACCTGATCAAAGAAGCTCAGGCAAACATCAAAAAATACGAAGGCCAGCTTAACGAGGTTAAAAACAACCGCGAATATGATGCTATCTCAAAAGAAATTGAGATCCAGGGCTTAGATATACAGGTGAGTGAAAAGAAGATCCGTGAGTATGGTTTCGAAATCACCAACAAAACCCAGGTTTACGAAAAAGCATTGGCCGATCTGGAAGCCCGCCAGGCCGACCTTGACGCCAAGAAAGAAGAATTAGGCACTATTACTGCCGAAACTGAAAAAGAAGAAACCGAATTGAACGCCCAGGCTGCAAAAGCTACTCAAAACATCGAAGAGCGTTTGCTAACTGCTTATACCCGTTTACGTCAAAACGCTAAAAACGGCCTTGCAGTAGTTACCATTCAGCGTGATTCATGCTCTGGTTGCTTTAACCAGATCCCGCCTCAGCGCCAGTCAGACATTCGCCAGCGTAAAAAGATCATCGTTTGCGAGCATTGCGGACGGATCCTTGTTGACGAGCAAATGGCTTTGGAAGCTGAAGAAGCATAA
- a CDS encoding Nif3-like dinuclear metal center hexameric protein: MKLSALTAYLESLAPLNYQEDYDNSGLIVGSPDQEVSQALVSLDCTEAVVDEAIATGCQVIISHHPIVFKGLKKFNGKTYVERVVEKAIRKGIAIYAIHTNLDSIMTGVNARICETLGLKNSRILLPKHSLIKKLVTYVPLNHADTVRDALFAAGAGNIGNYSEVSFNAEGTGTFKGNDAANPYVGEVGKRHKEDEIRIETVYPANLESKILMALILAHPYEEVAYDLYNLTNQHQQVGSGMIGELEMPLNEESFLFHVKDKMRTHVIRHTKLLGKHVKKVAVCGGSGGFLLKHAIAAGADVFITADYKYHEFFDAEGKIVIADIGHFESEQFTQQLLYEIIRKKFPIFAVRLTEVNTNPVKYFI; encoded by the coding sequence ATGAAATTATCCGCCTTAACCGCATACCTTGAAAGCCTCGCACCGCTCAACTATCAGGAAGATTATGATAATTCGGGCCTGATCGTCGGCAGTCCGGATCAGGAGGTGAGCCAGGCCTTGGTTTCGCTTGACTGTACTGAAGCCGTGGTTGATGAAGCCATCGCTACCGGCTGCCAGGTCATCATATCGCACCATCCCATAGTTTTTAAAGGATTAAAAAAATTCAACGGCAAAACCTATGTGGAGCGGGTGGTTGAAAAAGCCATACGTAAAGGCATTGCTATATACGCTATTCACACCAATTTGGATAGCATCATGACCGGTGTTAATGCCCGCATCTGCGAAACTTTAGGTTTAAAAAACAGCCGCATACTGCTGCCCAAACATAGCCTGATCAAAAAACTGGTTACCTACGTTCCGCTAAACCATGCCGACACCGTACGCGATGCTTTGTTTGCAGCAGGTGCAGGCAATATTGGTAATTACAGCGAGGTTAGTTTTAATGCAGAGGGAACAGGGACATTTAAAGGCAATGATGCCGCTAACCCTTATGTGGGCGAAGTTGGCAAACGCCACAAGGAAGATGAGATCCGCATTGAAACGGTATATCCGGCTAATTTGGAGAGCAAGATCCTGATGGCTTTGATCCTGGCCCATCCGTATGAAGAAGTTGCTTATGACCTTTACAATTTAACCAACCAGCACCAACAGGTTGGTTCGGGCATGATAGGCGAGTTGGAAATGCCGCTTAATGAGGAAAGTTTCCTGTTTCATGTAAAGGATAAGATGCGCACACATGTGATCCGCCATACTAAATTATTAGGCAAGCACGTTAAAAAAGTAGCTGTTTGCGGCGGCTCGGGAGGCTTTTTGCTGAAGCATGCCATAGCCGCAGGAGCCGACGTTTTTATTACGGCCGATTACAAGTATCATGAGTTTTTTGATGCCGAAGGAAAGATAGTTATCGCGGATATCGGACACTTTGAGAGTGAACAATTTACGCAGCAATTATTGTATGAAATAATTAGAAAAAAATTCCCTATCTTTGCCGTCCGTTTAACAGAAGTAAATACAAACCCCGTCAAATATTTTATTTAA
- a CDS encoding DUF2683 family protein translates to MGILIAHPENKEKSDALKAFMKALKIQFEEEKSTYDPEFEKKIKRSKDDFEAGRYKAIKTDDLWK, encoded by the coding sequence ATGGGAATTTTAATTGCACATCCTGAAAATAAAGAAAAGTCAGATGCTTTAAAAGCTTTCATGAAGGCTTTAAAGATTCAATTCGAGGAAGAGAAATCCACATATGATCCGGAATTTGAAAAAAAGATAAAGCGTAGCAAAGATGATTTTGAAGCCGGGAGATATAAGGCGATCAAAACTGACGATTTATGGAAGTAG
- a CDS encoding Txe/YoeB family addiction module toxin: MEVVYSEESQKDIQFWKRSGNKPIQNKIQQLINAIGQDPFNGIGKPEMLKHNLTGLWSRRINQEHRIVYEVLEEEDCIKIHSMKDHY, encoded by the coding sequence ATGGAAGTAGTTTATTCTGAAGAATCTCAGAAGGATATTCAATTTTGGAAGCGATCAGGAAATAAACCAATTCAAAATAAAATACAGCAACTAATTAACGCCATCGGTCAGGACCCGTTTAATGGTATTGGTAAACCGGAAATGCTTAAACATAATCTTACAGGATTATGGTCACGGCGCATAAACCAGGAACATCGGATAGTTTATGAAGTGTTAGAAGAGGAGGACTGTATAAAAATCCATTCAATGAAAGACCATTATTAG
- a CDS encoding TM2 domain-containing protein has translation MTTYQDPYNTFAGFSPEELSFLQHATPDLNENQKKYFYMVYSNKRKNSQDILLFTLLGFVCVAGIQRFVLGQIGMGILYLLTGGFCGIGTIVDLINNKSITLEYNKNMAYESYQMAKMSS, from the coding sequence ATGACCACATACCAGGATCCGTATAATACATTTGCAGGTTTTTCGCCCGAGGAGCTGAGCTTTTTACAGCACGCAACGCCCGATCTGAACGAAAATCAAAAAAAATACTTTTATATGGTTTACAGCAACAAGCGTAAAAACTCGCAGGATATTTTGTTGTTTACCTTACTTGGCTTTGTTTGTGTTGCCGGAATACAGCGTTTTGTTTTAGGGCAGATTGGTATGGGGATCCTTTACCTGCTAACGGGAGGTTTTTGTGGAATCGGTACTATTGTAGATCTGATCAACAATAAGTCGATAACTTTGGAGTATAATAAAAACATGGCTTATGAAAGCTACCAGATGGCTAAAATGAGCAGCTAA
- a CDS encoding NAD-dependent epimerase/dehydratase family protein → MKVLVTGATGFIGRQLTLSLAMQGYDVKALCRNTGHPYLIKHKNIEPVTGNILYRQSLGRAIRGCEQVYHTAAIAKMWCRNPDDYHETNVVGTRNVLEVAASAGVQKIVYTSTCGVWGPTVKHPMNENDPRIAGFPIAYERTKYLAELEVQNFAKQGMHIVTVNPSRVYGEGPVTESNTVGKMVSAYLCGKWRFIPGNGQQVANYAFLTDVVDGHLAAMNNGTSGERYILGGEDISFNDFFNTIHEVSGKQHRLIHLPLKAIEFYSHFEKLKSQLTGLRPFFLPEFAERLKYDQKYSSNKAITQLGYRITPFTEGMHKTINYLKQA, encoded by the coding sequence ATGAAAGTTTTAGTAACCGGGGCAACAGGTTTTATTGGCAGGCAGCTCACCTTGTCGCTGGCTATGCAAGGTTATGATGTTAAAGCCTTATGCCGCAATACCGGTCACCCGTATTTAATAAAGCATAAAAATATTGAACCGGTTACCGGCAATATCCTGTACCGGCAGAGCCTGGGCAGGGCCATACGGGGCTGCGAACAGGTTTATCATACCGCCGCCATTGCCAAAATGTGGTGCCGCAACCCCGACGATTACCACGAAACCAATGTTGTTGGTACCCGTAACGTGCTGGAAGTTGCGGCAAGTGCCGGCGTACAAAAAATAGTTTATACCTCTACCTGCGGTGTATGGGGCCCAACTGTTAAACACCCCATGAACGAGAACGATCCGCGGATTGCGGGCTTCCCTATTGCTTATGAGCGTACCAAATACCTGGCCGAGCTTGAGGTACAAAATTTTGCAAAGCAGGGGATGCACATCGTTACGGTAAATCCGTCACGCGTGTATGGCGAAGGCCCTGTTACAGAGAGTAACACAGTAGGTAAAATGGTATCGGCCTATTTATGCGGCAAATGGCGCTTTATACCCGGCAATGGCCAACAGGTAGCCAATTATGCTTTTTTAACCGACGTGGTTGATGGACATTTGGCGGCTATGAATAATGGAACCAGCGGCGAACGTTATATTTTAGGCGGAGAGGATATCAGCTTTAACGATTTTTTTAATACGATACATGAGGTATCCGGTAAACAACATCGCCTCATTCATCTGCCGTTAAAGGCTATTGAATTTTACAGCCATTTTGAAAAGCTTAAATCACAGCTTACCGGGCTGCGCCCTTTCTTTTTACCTGAGTTTGCCGAACGTTTAAAATACGATCAAAAATACAGCAGCAATAAGGCCATAACCCAATTGGGTTACCGGATAACACCTTTTACCGAAGGGATGCACAAAACAATTAACTATCTTAAACAAGCCTGA
- a CDS encoding SDR family NAD(P)-dependent oxidoreductase, giving the protein MTNQTAIITGASEGLGKSFAIELASRRINLVLVSLPASGLPELASFIRKNFEVKVNYLEIDLTLAESYPAIFNYLSDEQITAHLLINNAGLGNWSWFEDLNIGFYKKQIELNVITPVLLTRLFLAQADVSATSYILNVGSLGGLFVVPKKQVYGATKSFIRYFTKCLQLELHGSNVKISLLSPGGINTKPELLVMNNKLRGISKATIMEPGHVARIAVDGLLKGKKEIIPGMINRMLVLLNSLLPAGVKDIIIRQRLSTIIKS; this is encoded by the coding sequence ATGACCAACCAAACTGCCATTATAACCGGGGCCAGCGAAGGTTTAGGCAAATCATTTGCCATTGAACTGGCATCGCGCCGCATAAACCTGGTACTGGTTTCATTGCCGGCTTCAGGTCTGCCCGAACTGGCATCTTTTATCCGTAAAAACTTTGAGGTTAAAGTAAATTATCTTGAAATTGATTTAACCCTTGCCGAAAGTTACCCGGCTATTTTTAATTACCTTAGTGATGAGCAAATTACCGCTCACCTGCTCATCAATAATGCAGGTTTAGGTAACTGGTCGTGGTTTGAAGATCTGAACATTGGGTTTTATAAAAAGCAAATTGAACTGAACGTGATTACACCTGTACTGCTTACACGCTTGTTCCTGGCCCAGGCCGATGTCTCAGCTACCTCTTATATATTGAATGTAGGGAGCTTAGGCGGCTTGTTTGTAGTGCCTAAAAAGCAGGTTTACGGGGCTACCAAATCATTTATCAGGTATTTTACCAAATGTTTGCAGCTGGAACTTCATGGCTCAAATGTGAAGATCAGCCTGCTTAGCCCCGGAGGCATCAACACCAAACCCGAGTTGCTGGTAATGAATAATAAGCTTAGAGGTATATCAAAGGCAACCATTATGGAGCCCGGGCACGTAGCACGTATAGCAGTGGATGGCTTGCTGAAAGGAAAAAAAGAGATCATCCCCGGTATGATAAACCGGATGCTTGTTTTATTAAACAGTTTGCTGCCTGCCGGTGTTAAAGACATCATTATAAGGCAGCGCCTGTCCACCATTATTAAAAGCTGA
- a CDS encoding ABC transporter permease, translated as MLKNYIKTAWRNLVRNKFYSVINIAGLTAGLAIGILILLWVQDEFSFDSFHKNASNIYRVELFGGTGASKQIWQTTVAPMGPLAKQELPAVQNQVRITNNWFFSLFKYQDKIFNEQAVGFADPSLFSVFDFPLIEGNKAKPFTSDNSVVITKRTAKKYFGNEDALGKVIVADNKENFTVSGVIDDFPLNSSINYDMIMPMSYHIKYMFTNNKVDLNHDFSNYAYETYLLLKPGTSLKKLSADLNKVHLKRKPEDTDADYLLLPATKMHLYNADGTDRGISTVHIFIIIALVILVIACINYVNLSTARAMLRAKEISMRKIIGAAKTQLFMQFVVETALLFILSSVLAVLVIYNIIPVFNEIAGKQLVFNLSNYHIWFVIAGTITATLLLSSIYPALLLSSFEPLKALKGKISNGIGDVVFRKILVVVQFTFSVVLIISTIVITSQLNYIRSKNLGYDKSHVFAFWMRDMKDHYDAVKAELLKQPGVEAVTRSSGNIVNNGGISGDNDWDGKAAGQTFIVHPQGIDKDFISFFKIKMATGRGFDGSVSDSAHYILNEAAIKELGMKDPIGKRFRLRKTEGTIIGVVKDFHFASMREKIGPMVFFYAPDTYASLYIKTTGDGAPKAIAAAEKEFKQYNGQFPFGYTFLDEIFNKLYQGEQREGTLFNYFAGIAILISCLGLLGLAAYTAQVRTREIGVRKVLGATVTNVVALLAKDFIKLVLIAIVVAFPIAWLAMSHWLDAFAYRVVISWTAFVLAAVIAVLIAFITISFQSVKAALANPVDSLRRE; from the coding sequence ATGCTGAAAAACTATATCAAAACCGCCTGGCGGAACCTTGTCCGCAATAAATTTTATTCGGTGATCAATATTGCCGGGTTAACTGCGGGCCTCGCCATTGGGATCCTGATCCTGCTTTGGGTTCAGGACGAATTTAGCTTTGATAGCTTTCATAAAAACGCATCTAATATTTACCGGGTAGAGCTTTTTGGTGGCACAGGGGCCAGCAAGCAGATCTGGCAAACTACAGTGGCACCGATGGGGCCGCTGGCTAAACAGGAACTGCCCGCTGTACAAAACCAGGTGCGCATAACTAATAACTGGTTTTTCTCCTTATTTAAATACCAGGATAAAATTTTTAACGAGCAGGCGGTAGGCTTTGCTGATCCCTCCCTGTTTAGTGTGTTTGATTTTCCGCTTATTGAAGGTAACAAGGCAAAGCCTTTTACCAGCGATAATTCGGTAGTGATTACAAAAAGAACAGCAAAAAAATATTTCGGTAATGAAGATGCTTTAGGAAAAGTTATTGTGGCCGATAATAAAGAGAATTTTACCGTATCGGGCGTTATTGATGATTTCCCGCTTAACTCAAGCATTAATTATGATATGATCATGCCTATGAGCTATCATATCAAATATATGTTTACCAACAATAAGGTTGATCTGAACCATGATTTCAGCAATTACGCTTATGAAACCTATTTGTTGTTGAAACCGGGTACTTCTTTAAAAAAGCTATCGGCCGATTTGAATAAAGTCCACCTGAAACGGAAGCCCGAAGATACCGATGCCGATTACCTCTTGCTGCCCGCAACTAAAATGCATCTTTATAATGCAGATGGTACCGACCGGGGGATTAGTACCGTACATATTTTTATTATTATCGCCTTAGTTATATTAGTGATTGCCTGCATCAACTATGTTAACCTTTCAACTGCGCGGGCCATGCTGCGCGCCAAGGAGATCAGCATGCGAAAGATCATCGGCGCGGCAAAAACACAATTGTTTATGCAGTTTGTGGTAGAAACGGCTTTGCTGTTTATCCTTTCGTCGGTTTTAGCGGTGTTGGTAATTTATAACATAATTCCTGTATTTAATGAAATTGCGGGTAAACAACTGGTATTTAATCTTTCCAACTATCATATCTGGTTTGTTATTGCGGGTACCATCACTGCTACACTTTTATTGTCCAGTATTTATCCGGCATTGCTGTTATCATCTTTTGAACCTTTAAAAGCACTTAAGGGTAAAATATCCAATGGCATTGGCGATGTGGTTTTCCGTAAAATCCTGGTAGTGGTACAGTTTACCTTTTCGGTAGTATTGATTATCAGTACCATTGTGATCACCAGCCAGCTTAATTACATCCGGTCTAAAAATTTAGGCTATGATAAAAGTCATGTGTTTGCTTTTTGGATGCGCGATATGAAAGATCATTATGATGCTGTTAAAGCCGAACTTTTGAAACAACCGGGGGTTGAAGCCGTAACGCGTTCAAGCGGCAATATTGTTAATAATGGTGGTATTTCCGGCGATAACGATTGGGATGGTAAAGCCGCCGGTCAAACGTTTATTGTACATCCCCAGGGAATTGATAAAGATTTTATTTCTTTTTTCAAGATAAAAATGGCTACAGGTCGCGGTTTTGATGGCTCGGTGAGTGATTCGGCTCATTATATCCTGAATGAGGCTGCAATTAAGGAGTTAGGTATGAAAGACCCGATAGGCAAACGTTTCAGGTTGCGTAAAACTGAAGGAACTATCATAGGTGTGGTAAAGGATTTTCACTTTGCAAGTATGCGTGAAAAAATTGGGCCGATGGTGTTTTTCTACGCCCCGGATACGTATGCTTCACTGTATATTAAAACAACCGGCGATGGTGCGCCAAAAGCCATAGCAGCTGCCGAAAAAGAGTTTAAACAATACAATGGGCAGTTTCCGTTTGGTTACACTTTCCTGGATGAAATATTCAACAAGCTTTACCAGGGCGAACAGCGGGAAGGTACATTGTTTAACTATTTTGCGGGGATAGCTATTTTAATCTCCTGCCTTGGCCTGCTTGGTTTGGCAGCTTACACCGCTCAGGTACGTACCCGCGAAATTGGTGTGCGGAAAGTTTTGGGTGCTACCGTAACAAATGTTGTTGCCCTCTTAGCAAAAGATTTTATTAAGCTGGTGCTTATTGCTATCGTTGTGGCTTTCCCGATTGCCTGGCTGGCTATGAGCCACTGGCTTGATGCATTTGCTTACCGAGTTGTCATAAGCTGGACAGCCTTTGTATTAGCTGCTGTGATTGCTGTATTGATCGCTTTTATCACTATCAGTTTTCAATCGGTTAAGGCCGCGTTGGCTAATCCGGTTGATAGTTTGCGGAGGGAATAA
- a CDS encoding UDP-N-acetylmuramoyl-tripeptide--D-alanyl-D-alanine ligase: MITTIQLYDIYVKHPVISTDTRKIVPGSLFFALKGDKFDANTFAQKAVEAGAAYAVIDNAEYQLGEQYLLVEDVLTTLQDLARHHRRQLDIPVIGLTGTNGKTTTKELINAVLSQYFKTQATQGNLNNHIGVPLTILTIDATHEVAVIEMGANHQKEIELLCSIAQPSHGLITNVGKAHLEGFGGVEGVKKGKGELYDYFAPLPPEGGASNAGGVVFVNSDDTVLMEMAAARRLPHVEYYGTDAIDNLISGELLENSPLLTLEWTNNKTGDSYKVKTQLTGTYNLPNILVAICIGTYLGLSANEINAGIEGYQPKNNRSQIVQTATNTLICDYYNANPSSMFVAIENVGKIEAKRKVLILGDMFEMGPEAAVEHASVIKKAMDTPVDERIFIGKDFLGASQSVDHGPWTMDKFYETAEDAIAALKAQPITNSTILIKGSRGMALERLVELF, translated from the coding sequence ATGATCACAACAATTCAACTATACGATATATACGTCAAACACCCCGTAATTAGCACCGACACCCGGAAGATTGTGCCCGGCAGTCTGTTCTTCGCACTCAAAGGCGATAAATTTGACGCAAACACTTTTGCACAAAAAGCAGTGGAGGCCGGCGCAGCTTACGCGGTAATTGACAATGCCGAATACCAACTGGGCGAACAGTATTTATTGGTTGAGGATGTTTTAACAACCTTGCAGGATTTAGCTCGTCATCATCGCCGCCAGCTTGACATCCCGGTTATCGGACTTACCGGTACCAACGGCAAAACCACTACCAAAGAACTGATCAACGCCGTATTATCGCAGTATTTTAAAACCCAGGCCACCCAGGGCAATTTAAATAACCATATAGGAGTTCCGCTTACCATTTTAACCATTGACGCCACTCATGAAGTGGCCGTTATTGAAATGGGCGCCAATCACCAAAAAGAGATCGAGCTGCTTTGCAGTATTGCCCAACCATCGCATGGCTTAATTACCAATGTAGGTAAAGCGCATCTGGAAGGTTTTGGCGGAGTTGAAGGAGTGAAGAAGGGTAAAGGAGAATTGTATGATTATTTTGCCCCCCTGCCCCCTGAGGGGGGAGCAAGTAATGCAGGTGGCGTTGTTTTTGTAAACAGCGATGATACTGTTTTAATGGAGATGGCTGCTGCCCGTCGTTTACCTCACGTGGAGTATTACGGAACCGATGCTATTGATAATCTTATTAGTGGTGAACTGTTGGAAAATTCTCCGTTGCTCACTTTGGAGTGGACCAACAATAAAACCGGCGACAGCTATAAAGTAAAAACCCAGCTAACGGGTACTTATAACCTGCCTAATATTTTAGTGGCGATATGCATCGGCACCTATCTCGGTTTATCTGCAAATGAGATTAACGCCGGTATCGAGGGTTATCAGCCAAAAAACAACCGCTCGCAAATTGTGCAAACAGCTACCAATACCCTCATTTGCGATTATTACAATGCCAACCCAAGCAGCATGTTTGTCGCCATTGAAAACGTGGGCAAAATTGAAGCAAAAAGGAAAGTGCTTATTTTGGGCGATATGTTTGAAATGGGCCCGGAAGCAGCCGTTGAACATGCGTCCGTTATTAAAAAGGCTATGGATACTCCTGTTGATGAACGGATCTTTATCGGAAAGGATTTTTTAGGTGCTTCGCAGTCCGTGGACCATGGACCATGGACCATGGACAAGTTTTATGAAACTGCCGAAGATGCCATTGCTGCTTTGAAAGCACAGCCTATTACCAATTCAACTATCCTGATCAAAGGATCAAGAGGAATGGCTTTAGAGCGGTTGGTGGAATTGTTTTAA